The proteins below are encoded in one region of Avibacterium volantium:
- the mltG gene encoding endolytic transglycosylase MltG, which translates to MKKFFLFLLFLLLLIGGAALWGYQHLTQWVQHPVNVQAEQLLTVERGTTGAKLAKLLEQEKLVDDATYLPWLLKLKPELNKIKAGTYSLEGVKTVADLLQRLNSGKEVQLNVRFLEGDTFKTWRKTLAKAPYLQQTLADKTEEEIYQLLDLPADLPHKIEGWLYPDTYSYTPKSSDLALLKRAAERMKALLEKTWAARDANLPLKNAYEMLILASIVERETALNDERGKVASVFINRLNKKMKLQTDPTVIYGMGERYNGNIRRKDLEEATPYNTYVIDGLPPTPIAMPTESALQAVAHPEKTEFLYFVADGTGGHKFSKNLQQHNQAVQEYLRWYRQQKSGK; encoded by the coding sequence ATGAAAAAATTTTTCCTTTTTCTTTTGTTTTTGTTGCTCTTGATTGGTGGGGCGGCGCTTTGGGGTTATCAGCACTTAACGCAATGGGTGCAGCACCCTGTGAATGTGCAGGCGGAGCAATTATTAACGGTGGAGCGTGGCACAACGGGGGCGAAATTAGCGAAGCTGTTGGAGCAAGAAAAGCTGGTTGATGATGCCACCTATTTGCCGTGGTTGTTAAAGCTCAAGCCCGAGTTAAATAAAATCAAGGCGGGGACCTATTCCCTTGAGGGTGTGAAGACGGTGGCGGATTTGTTGCAACGTTTAAACAGCGGTAAGGAAGTGCAACTGAATGTGCGTTTTTTAGAAGGGGATACCTTCAAAACCTGGCGTAAAACGCTGGCGAAAGCCCCTTATTTGCAACAAACTTTGGCGGATAAAACGGAAGAAGAAATTTATCAATTATTGGATTTGCCGGCGGATTTACCGCATAAAATTGAAGGCTGGTTATATCCTGATACTTATAGCTATACACCGAAATCGAGCGATCTGGCATTATTGAAACGAGCGGCAGAGCGTATGAAAGCCTTATTAGAAAAAACGTGGGCAGCGCGCGATGCCAATTTACCGCTAAAAAATGCCTATGAAATGCTGATTTTAGCTTCTATTGTTGAGCGTGAAACTGCATTGAATGATGAGCGCGGCAAAGTGGCGTCAGTGTTTATTAACCGCTTGAATAAAAAGATGAAATTGCAAACTGACCCAACCGTGATTTACGGAATGGGTGAGCGTTATAATGGTAATATTCGTCGTAAGGATTTGGAAGAAGCCACGCCATACAACACCTATGTGATTGACGGCTTGCCGCCTACGCCAATTGCAATGCCAACAGAAAGCGCCTTGCAGGCCGTGGCACACCCTGAGAAAACGGAATTTTTATATTTCGTGGCCGATGGCACGGGCGGACATAAATTCAGCAAAAACTTACAGCAACACAATCAAGCAGTGCAAGAATATCTGCGTTGGTATCGCCAACAAAAAAGTGGGAAATAA
- the rpmE gene encoding 50S ribosomal protein L31, with protein MQQGIHPEYKEITATCSCGNVIKTRSTLGKALNLDVCSNCHPFYTGKQRVVDTGGRVERFNKRFSIPSTK; from the coding sequence ATGCAACAAGGTATTCACCCAGAATATAAAGAAATTACGGCAACTTGTTCTTGCGGTAATGTAATCAAAACGCGTTCAACTTTAGGTAAAGCTTTGAACTTAGATGTGTGCAGCAACTGCCACCCATTCTACACTGGTAAACAACGTGTTGTTGATACTGGTGGTCGTGTTGAACGCTTCAACAAACGCTTCAGCATTCCAAGCACAAAATAA
- the ftsN gene encoding cell division protein FtsN — protein sequence MAKRDYVSRRSGATNKKAKKVNKSVVLTIVALVIALFAGGLYFLKQKSNEIAPVVPTPEKKAPKSVLPTPPEEVWSYIKALETRTVPVDDNPKSLEKNMRLTEEQKKVLIEMEKEQKAAEAARLKQAEERKKAEEQAAREAARKPEPAKASVVESKPMVVETKPVVKVKEESKKAETVKKEEAPKKVETAVAKNTNGEKKYGLQCGAFKNRHQAENIQAKLVLAGFNARVNSSADWNRVVIGPVGDRTTTQKTLEKAKSITTCVLIGM from the coding sequence GTGGCTAAACGTGATTATGTTTCTCGCCGATCTGGCGCAACAAATAAGAAAGCAAAGAAAGTAAATAAATCAGTAGTTTTAACGATTGTGGCATTAGTGATCGCACTATTTGCGGGTGGATTATATTTTCTTAAGCAAAAATCTAACGAAATTGCCCCTGTTGTGCCTACGCCAGAGAAAAAAGCGCCAAAAAGCGTCTTGCCAACGCCCCCTGAAGAAGTGTGGAGCTATATTAAAGCCTTGGAAACGCGCACTGTGCCTGTGGACGATAATCCAAAATCTTTGGAAAAAAATATGCGTTTAACAGAAGAGCAGAAAAAAGTGCTAATCGAAATGGAAAAAGAGCAAAAGGCTGCCGAAGCCGCGCGCTTAAAACAGGCTGAAGAACGCAAGAAAGCCGAAGAACAGGCAGCCAGAGAAGCCGCAAGAAAACCAGAGCCAGCCAAAGCTAGCGTGGTGGAAAGCAAGCCTATGGTGGTAGAAACAAAACCTGTCGTGAAAGTAAAAGAAGAAAGTAAAAAAGCGGAAACGGTGAAAAAAGAAGAAGCGCCGAAGAAAGTGGAAACTGCAGTCGCAAAAAATACCAACGGAGAGAAAAAATATGGCTTGCAATGTGGCGCATTTAAAAATCGTCATCAAGCAGAAAATATTCAAGCCAAACTTGTGTTAGCTGGGTTTAATGCGCGTGTAAATAGCAGTGCAGATTGGAATCGTGTGGTAATCGGTCCGGTGGGGGATCGCACAACAACGCAAAAGACGCTTGAAAAGGCGAAGTCAATCACCACTTGTGTGTTGATTGGAATGTAA
- a CDS encoding TetR/AcrR family transcriptional regulator: MRQSENEMTEQIFLATERLMAAGGLHNLSMHKIAKEANISAGTIYIYFKSKEELLKEFARRVFTLFSKELEKNYDENQPHFEQYRQMWWNIWHHLQNNPMIVVNISQYQSLPDFYEICTELETESLWYAFCEKAKKAGVLCDLSHKILFSLGLESAINLALDQAFFKTEMKDGMLEEVIARTWRSIQK; encoded by the coding sequence ATGCGTCAATCTGAAAATGAGATGACCGAGCAAATCTTTTTGGCCACAGAACGGCTGATGGCAGCAGGTGGATTGCACAATTTGTCGATGCACAAAATTGCCAAAGAAGCCAATATTTCTGCGGGAACAATTTATATTTACTTCAAAAGTAAAGAAGAATTGCTAAAGGAATTTGCTCGCAGGGTGTTCACCCTTTTTTCTAAGGAATTAGAAAAAAATTACGATGAAAACCAACCGCACTTTGAACAATATCGTCAAATGTGGTGGAACATTTGGCATCATTTACAAAACAATCCAATGATTGTGGTGAATATAAGCCAATATCAGTCCTTACCTGATTTTTATGAAATCTGTACGGAGCTGGAAACAGAAAGCCTTTGGTATGCCTTTTGTGAAAAGGCAAAGAAAGCTGGGGTGCTATGCGATTTATCGCATAAGATTTTGTTTTCATTAGGTTTAGAAAGTGCGATTAATCTGGCCTTAGATCAAGCCTTTTTCAAAACTGAAATGAAAGACGGTATGTTAGAAGAAGTGATCGCAAGAACTTGGCGCTCAATTCAAAAATAG
- the tmk gene encoding dTMP kinase: protein MTGKFIVIEGLEGAGKTTARDAIVEVLAREGIDDVVFTREPGGTPLAEKLRHLIKYETEEPVTDKAELLMLYAARIQLVENVIKPALAAGKWVVADRHDLSSQAYQGGGRQIDAQLLQSLKQTVLGDFSPDLTLYLDLDPEIGLARARGRGELDRIEQQEIAFFQRTRARYLALVKDDPKAVIINAEQPIEQVRADIQSAVQNFVKNHQ, encoded by the coding sequence ATGACTGGCAAATTTATTGTGATCGAAGGGCTAGAAGGGGCAGGCAAAACCACCGCGCGTGATGCTATTGTGGAAGTGCTAGCTCGCGAAGGCATTGACGATGTGGTGTTTACCCGTGAACCCGGTGGCACGCCGTTGGCGGAAAAATTACGCCATTTGATCAAATATGAAACGGAAGAACCCGTAACCGATAAAGCGGAACTGTTAATGCTTTATGCTGCGCGTATTCAGCTGGTGGAAAATGTGATTAAACCCGCCCTTGCTGCAGGCAAATGGGTGGTGGCCGATCGCCACGATTTATCTTCCCAAGCCTATCAAGGAGGCGGGCGACAAATTGATGCACAACTGTTGCAAAGCTTAAAGCAAACGGTGTTAGGGGATTTCTCGCCTGATCTCACGTTATACTTAGATCTCGATCCTGAAATCGGTTTGGCGCGTGCCAGAGGGCGTGGCGAGTTGGATCGTATTGAGCAGCAGGAAATCGCCTTTTTCCAACGTACGCGAGCGCGTTATTTGGCATTGGTGAAAGATGATCCGAAAGCAGTTATCATCAATGCGGAACAGCCCATTGAACAAGTGCGTGCCGATATTCAAAGTGCGGTGCAAAATTTCGTTAAAAATCATCAATAA
- a CDS encoding DUF1523 family protein, whose product MRRFFKYFFILIIFLFHGFLFALVNYVTPHYDVTRVTGVEVKRVDKDGPITKSNPADGPTRDVYYIYTQKPNEDKVMVYRNEDTRWGFPFYFKFGSADLQAKAQSFAVEHKLVQVKYYGWRLVLFDEFRNATSIKEVTLDEGASYPILSYVFYFFLLITLFFSIQFVRGWFDSER is encoded by the coding sequence ATGCGCCGCTTTTTTAAATATTTTTTTATTTTGATCATCTTTTTATTCCACGGTTTTTTGTTTGCCCTAGTGAACTACGTTACCCCACATTATGACGTAACGCGCGTTACTGGGGTGGAAGTAAAACGTGTGGACAAAGATGGCCCAATCACGAAATCAAATCCAGCAGACGGCCCAACTCGTGATGTGTATTACATTTATACACAAAAACCGAATGAAGATAAGGTAATGGTGTATCGCAATGAAGATACACGCTGGGGCTTTCCGTTCTATTTCAAATTTGGTTCGGCAGATTTACAAGCCAAAGCGCAAAGTTTTGCGGTGGAACATAAATTGGTGCAAGTGAAATATTATGGTTGGCGTTTGGTGTTATTTGATGAGTTCCGTAATGCCACATCAATCAAAGAAGTGACCTTAGATGAAGGTGCATCTTACCCGATTTTGTCTTATGTGTTTTACTTCTTCTTGTTGATTACGCTGTTTTTCTCAATCCAATTCGTGCGCGGGTGGTTTGATAGCGAACGATAA
- a CDS encoding efflux RND transporter periplasmic adaptor subunit, whose amino-acid sequence MSLNTQPVQPKTQKRSHVFWVKLILIVAALIFIAMIAANIFKGKMIGQYLASMPETANPVTAMKVEAREWTPVIETTGLVRPNQGAMLSAQTAGTVANVLVQSGQAVKKGDVLVQLDSSVEQANLSASQAQLSSVKQTYQRYLNLYKTKSVSQQELDNAKASYDALVANIDALKATIERRQIVAPFDGVAGIVKVNVGQYVTLGSPIVRVEDRSQMKVDFSVAQNSLEQLHLDQKVTATADALLGETFGAKITAIEPAINGSTGLIDVQATFDQPEGEKLLSGMFTRLRIALPTERNQVVVPQVAVSYNMYGEIAYVLTALSDEDKQKLLDNDKFPHKDDIDKVYRAKQITVFTKDRQGIYAQLKGDDVKVGDLIITGGQQRIGNGSLVFVTDKAGVGTSEPVKKTNL is encoded by the coding sequence ATGAGTCTTAATACTCAACCCGTTCAACCTAAAACACAAAAGCGTTCGCACGTTTTTTGGGTGAAGTTGATCCTCATCGTGGCGGCATTAATTTTTATTGCAATGATTGCGGCAAATATCTTTAAAGGAAAAATGATTGGTCAATATTTGGCAAGTATGCCAGAAACCGCCAACCCAGTTACCGCAATGAAAGTAGAAGCGAGAGAATGGACGCCAGTGATTGAAACCACAGGCTTAGTTCGTCCAAATCAAGGGGCGATGCTAAGTGCGCAAACCGCAGGCACAGTTGCCAACGTGTTGGTGCAATCAGGCCAAGCCGTGAAAAAAGGCGATGTGTTAGTACAGTTAGACAGCTCAGTGGAACAGGCAAATTTATCGGCTTCGCAAGCGCAGCTTTCTTCGGTGAAACAAACCTATCAACGTTATCTCAATCTTTATAAAACTAAAAGCGTGTCGCAGCAGGAATTGGATAATGCCAAAGCCAGTTACGATGCCTTAGTGGCCAATATTGATGCGTTAAAAGCTACTATTGAACGCCGCCAAATTGTTGCGCCTTTTGATGGCGTAGCGGGGATTGTGAAAGTGAACGTAGGACAATACGTTACTTTAGGCAGCCCAATTGTACGCGTGGAAGATCGTAGCCAAATGAAAGTGGATTTCTCCGTGGCACAAAATTCCTTAGAGCAATTACACTTAGATCAAAAAGTTACCGCAACGGCTGATGCCCTTTTAGGGGAAACCTTTGGGGCAAAAATCACCGCGATTGAGCCAGCAATTAACGGTTCAACAGGTTTAATTGATGTGCAAGCGACCTTTGATCAGCCTGAGGGCGAAAAATTATTGTCAGGAATGTTCACCCGTTTACGCATTGCCTTGCCAACAGAGCGCAACCAAGTTGTCGTGCCACAAGTGGCGGTGAGCTACAATATGTACGGAGAAATCGCCTACGTTTTAACCGCACTTTCTGATGAAGATAAACAGAAGCTATTAGATAACGATAAATTCCCGCACAAAGATGATATTGATAAAGTCTATCGTGCCAAACAAATCACTGTATTCACCAAAGATCGCCAAGGTATTTATGCCCAATTAAAAGGCGATGATGTGAAAGTGGGTGATTTAATCATCACAGGCGGTCAGCAACGCATCGGTAACGGCAGCTTAGTGTTTGTTACTGATAAAGCAGGCGTGGGAACAAGCGAACCTGTGAAGAAAACCAATCTTTAA
- a CDS encoding TatD family hydrolase, producing MFIVDSHCHLDALDYENLHQNVADVVQKAKQRGVQHLLAVGVTLKRFEQMYDTLKPFSEISLACGVHPLDLDDEPFDAERLLKLAQDDKVIAIGEMGLDYYYSVENKAQQQSVFAAQIGVANALNKPIIVHTRAAREDTIALLKENNAQKCGGVLHCFTENWEMAKQALDLGFYISISGIITFRNAEELREVVRQVPLDRLLVETDSPYLAPVPYRGKQNQPAYTREVCDYVATLKGLSSEEFAQITTQNFERLFKIQVQ from the coding sequence ATGTTTATTGTAGATAGTCATTGTCATTTAGACGCATTAGATTATGAAAACTTACACCAAAATGTCGCCGATGTGGTGCAAAAAGCCAAGCAACGTGGCGTGCAGCATTTGCTTGCGGTGGGGGTAACCTTAAAACGTTTTGAGCAAATGTACGATACCTTAAAGCCGTTTTCTGAAATTTCGCTGGCTTGCGGTGTTCACCCGTTAGATTTAGATGATGAACCCTTTGACGCTGAGCGCCTGTTAAAATTGGCGCAAGACGATAAAGTTATCGCTATTGGGGAAATGGGCTTGGATTATTATTACAGTGTGGAAAATAAAGCTCAACAGCAATCGGTGTTTGCCGCCCAAATTGGCGTGGCGAATGCGTTAAACAAGCCGATTATTGTGCATACGCGCGCCGCAAGAGAAGATACCATTGCATTGTTGAAAGAAAATAATGCACAAAAGTGCGGTGGTGTTTTGCATTGTTTTACGGAAAATTGGGAAATGGCAAAACAAGCCCTTGATCTCGGGTTTTACATTTCCATTTCAGGCATTATTACCTTTAGAAATGCGGAAGAACTGCGTGAAGTGGTGCGTCAAGTGCCGTTAGATCGCCTGCTGGTGGAAACCGACAGCCCTTATCTTGCGCCTGTGCCTTATCGCGGCAAACAAAATCAACCAGCTTATACCCGCGAAGTATGCGATTATGTGGCAACCTTAAAAGGGCTTTCTAGCGAGGAATTTGCCCAAATCACCACACAAAATTTTGAGCGTTTGTTCAAAATTCAGGTACAATAA
- a CDS encoding hemolysin family protein, with translation MGLFEAILSLAALIGISAVISSAEISLAGARKLKLQSLENEGDERARLVLQLQAQPGRFITVVQIGLNMVAILGGVIGESAISPVLEKLLAQYSHAEWLQSAASWLSFAIVTIAFILLADLIPKRLAMTNPEAVALRTVRIMLFCIFLFKPIVWLFDAIANGVFRLFRISTVREDNLTPEDIVALMDAGAEAGVLKAQEHYLIENIFDMQERTVTSTMTTRENIVFLDRTFDREKVIATIKSNPHSKLLICDNGLDKILGYIESHSLLTLYLQEQQVSLTDQRILRKPLFIPDTLSLFEVLELFKSAGEDFAVIVNEYALVVGIVTLNDVMSIVMGELVSSEEEQIVRRDESSWLIDGATPLEDVMRALEIETFPDAENYETIGGFMMYMLRKIPKKTDFVLYDKYKFEIIDTENFKIDQLMVSLRKDI, from the coding sequence ATGGGATTATTTGAAGCAATATTAAGTTTGGCTGCCTTAATTGGCATAAGTGCGGTGATTTCTTCCGCAGAAATTTCCCTCGCAGGGGCAAGAAAGTTGAAGCTACAAAGTCTTGAAAATGAAGGTGATGAGCGAGCAAGATTAGTGCTACAACTGCAAGCGCAACCGGGGCGATTTATCACCGTGGTGCAAATTGGCTTGAATATGGTGGCAATTTTAGGTGGGGTGATTGGCGAAAGTGCCATTAGTCCTGTACTGGAAAAATTACTTGCCCAATATAGCCACGCAGAATGGTTGCAAAGTGCCGCGTCTTGGTTGTCTTTTGCCATTGTAACCATTGCGTTTATTTTACTGGCGGATCTGATTCCTAAACGCCTTGCAATGACCAATCCAGAAGCCGTCGCATTGCGCACCGTACGCATTATGCTATTCTGCATTTTCTTATTTAAGCCTATCGTGTGGCTGTTTGACGCTATTGCCAACGGTGTATTTCGCTTATTTCGCATTTCTACCGTGCGAGAAGATAACCTGACCCCTGAAGATATTGTGGCGCTGATGGACGCAGGAGCTGAGGCGGGCGTGCTAAAAGCGCAAGAACATTATTTGATCGAAAATATTTTCGATATGCAAGAACGCACGGTGACTTCCACAATGACCACGCGTGAAAATATCGTTTTTTTAGACCGCACTTTTGATCGCGAAAAAGTGATAGCAACCATTAAATCTAACCCTCATTCTAAATTGCTGATTTGTGATAATGGACTAGATAAAATTTTAGGCTACATTGAGTCGCACAGCTTGCTCACCTTGTATTTGCAAGAACAGCAGGTTTCTCTCACAGATCAGCGTATTCTGCGTAAGCCCTTGTTTATCCCTGATACTTTATCCCTATTTGAAGTGCTGGAATTGTTTAAATCTGCGGGCGAAGATTTTGCCGTAATCGTCAATGAATATGCCTTAGTGGTGGGTATTGTTACCTTAAATGATGTGATGAGCATCGTAATGGGCGAATTGGTGTCGAGTGAAGAAGAGCAAATCGTCCGCCGTGACGAAAGTTCGTGGCTGATTGACGGCGCAACCCCTTTGGAAGATGTAATGCGAGCCTTAGAAATCGAAACCTTCCCTGATGCGGAAAACTACGAAACCATCGGCGGATTTATGATGTATATGCTACGCAAAATCCCGAAAAAAACCGATTTTGTGCTATACGACAAATATAAATTTGAAATTATCGACACCGAGAATTTTAAAATTGACCAACTGATGGTGTCTTTAAGAAAGGATATATAG
- a CDS encoding DNA polymerase III subunit delta' — translation MLRYPWLQPYYDKIINAFEQGYGHHALLFKTEQGIGDDELVRGVAEWLMCQSPKGNQPCGACHSCQLFNAGNHPDFYLLEPIENKDIGIDQVREVNEKVAQRSQQGGNKVVMIRQVDRLTESAANALLKTLEEPTEQTYFLLQADLSASLLATIYSRSQPWLIPNPPEVEALTWLETQNVGKIEEIRTALEVSHGRPLSALDMLQQGLLEKRKQLLRQFWQFYMRRSPLELLPHFEKEILFQQLDWLSAFLRDALKMKLNVPEQWVQADFLQAIARFNQRQSAQGLLKASQIMQQVRSDLLQINGVNQEIILLDGLTRLITEVFEPEQNH, via the coding sequence ATGTTACGTTATCCTTGGTTGCAACCTTATTACGACAAAATCATCAACGCCTTTGAACAGGGCTATGGTCATCACGCCTTGCTGTTTAAAACAGAGCAGGGCATTGGCGACGATGAGCTGGTGCGTGGCGTGGCGGAATGGTTAATGTGTCAATCGCCAAAGGGCAACCAACCTTGTGGCGCGTGCCATAGTTGTCAGCTGTTTAATGCAGGCAATCACCCTGATTTTTATCTGCTTGAACCGATTGAAAATAAGGATATTGGCATTGACCAAGTGCGAGAAGTGAATGAAAAAGTTGCGCAGCGTTCACAGCAGGGTGGCAATAAAGTTGTCATGATTAGACAAGTGGATCGCCTGACGGAATCTGCCGCGAATGCGTTGCTGAAAACCTTGGAAGAACCCACTGAGCAAACTTATTTCCTGCTTCAAGCAGATCTTTCTGCCAGTTTGTTAGCGACCATTTATAGCCGTAGCCAACCTTGGCTTATTCCAAATCCGCCTGAAGTGGAAGCTTTGACTTGGCTAGAGACACAGAATGTAGGAAAAATCGAAGAAATTCGCACCGCACTTGAGGTTTCGCACGGTCGCCCTCTTTCCGCGTTGGATATGTTACAGCAAGGATTATTGGAAAAACGCAAGCAGTTGTTACGCCAATTTTGGCAGTTTTATATGCGCCGTTCACCGCTGGAATTATTACCGCACTTTGAAAAAGAGATTTTATTTCAGCAGTTAGATTGGCTCAGTGCCTTTTTGCGTGATGCGTTGAAAATGAAGCTGAATGTGCCTGAGCAGTGGGTGCAGGCAGATTTTCTGCAAGCCATTGCTCGTTTTAATCAAAGGCAGAGCGCGCAAGGGTTGCTAAAAGCCAGCCAAATTATGCAACAAGTGCGGTCGGATTTATTACAAATTAATGGCGTGAATCAAGAAATTATCTTGCTTGATGGCTTAACACGCCTGATTACAGAGGTTTTTGAACCCGAACAAAATCATTAG
- the priA gene encoding primosomal protein N', with translation MKLVRVALAVPLFQFFDYLLPEGLNPVVGGRVVVPFGTQKRVGIVVDFPTESEIELQQLKGILGVLDEQNLFNEPVWQLIHWAANYYQAPLGEALFQALPVKLRQGESAVQNSQVFFHITELGEQALRENLLKRAKKQQEALQLLAAQPVEKGQNSFAASIWQNLKEKGYVVEKEQLAEIRPWQDIEQPIVNEQNKHRLNKEQALALGQILFHQGFAAWLIDGVTGSGKTEIYLQSIEETLKKGRQVLVLVPEIGLTPQTVQRFKARFNVEIDVLHSNLNDTQRLQAWQRAKSGQSAVVIGTRSALFTQFADLGLIVIDEEHDSSFKQQEGWRYHARDLAVVYAKQLDIPILLGSATPSLESLNNVKLGKYQHIILQKRAGNSTALQQFVIDLKHQRMQNGLSDALANKMQEHLQQGNQVLLFLNRRGFAPVLFCHECGWIAECQHCEKPYTYHQHQRVLRCHHCNSQKLIPMQCGHCGSTHLMTTGLGTEQLEETLKQRFPDYVVTRIDRDSTARKGKLEQHLQDIQQGKSQILIGTQMLAKGHHFPNVTLVGLMNVDNALFSLDFRAEERLAQLYVQVSGRAGRGEKHGQVVLQTHYPDHPLLRTLLKDGYGEFAQQALHLRQQMGLPPYSAQALFRAQSRHSEEAEQFLQHIAEQLQQQNVTGLQIYGPLPAPFSKKAGFYRWQLLLQHSSKAKLQQVLSQFKPHIPQKAHQVRWILDVDPLDLS, from the coding sequence ATGAAACTTGTTCGAGTGGCGCTGGCTGTGCCGTTGTTCCAATTTTTTGATTATCTTCTGCCCGAAGGTTTAAACCCTGTGGTGGGCGGGCGCGTGGTTGTGCCATTTGGAACACAAAAACGAGTGGGGATCGTGGTGGATTTTCCTACGGAAAGTGAGATTGAACTACAACAGCTCAAAGGGATCTTGGGCGTGCTAGATGAGCAAAATTTATTTAACGAACCTGTGTGGCAGCTCATTCACTGGGCAGCGAATTATTATCAAGCGCCCTTGGGAGAAGCCTTATTCCAAGCCTTGCCAGTGAAATTGCGGCAGGGCGAAAGTGCGGTGCAAAATTCGCAAGTTTTTTTCCATATTACAGAATTAGGCGAGCAAGCCTTGCGTGAGAATTTGCTGAAACGCGCGAAGAAACAGCAAGAAGCCTTGCAATTATTGGCCGCACAGCCTGTGGAAAAAGGGCAGAATTCCTTTGCCGCGAGCATTTGGCAGAACCTGAAAGAAAAAGGCTATGTGGTAGAAAAAGAACAGCTAGCGGAAATTCGCCCTTGGCAAGATATTGAACAGCCGATTGTAAATGAGCAAAATAAACATCGCTTAAATAAAGAACAGGCGTTGGCGCTAGGGCAAATTTTATTTCATCAAGGCTTTGCTGCGTGGTTGATTGACGGCGTAACGGGTTCGGGCAAAACGGAAATCTATTTACAAAGCATTGAAGAAACCTTGAAAAAAGGGCGACAAGTGTTGGTGCTTGTGCCTGAGATTGGCTTAACCCCGCAAACCGTGCAACGCTTTAAAGCACGTTTTAATGTGGAAATTGATGTGCTACATTCTAATTTGAACGATACGCAACGCTTGCAGGCTTGGCAACGAGCAAAATCGGGACAAAGTGCGGTGGTTATTGGCACGAGATCGGCACTGTTTACCCAATTTGCCGATCTTGGTTTGATCGTGATTGATGAAGAACACGACAGTTCTTTCAAGCAGCAAGAGGGTTGGCGTTATCACGCGCGGGATCTCGCCGTGGTGTATGCCAAACAGTTGGATATTCCCATTTTATTAGGATCGGCAACGCCAAGCCTTGAGAGCTTGAATAACGTGAAATTGGGCAAATACCAGCACATTATTTTGCAAAAAAGAGCAGGAAATAGCACCGCACTTCAACAGTTTGTCATCGACCTGAAACATCAGCGTATGCAAAATGGCTTGTCAGATGCCCTTGCCAACAAAATGCAGGAACATTTACAGCAAGGCAATCAAGTGTTGCTATTTTTAAACCGCCGTGGTTTTGCGCCTGTGTTGTTTTGCCACGAATGCGGTTGGATTGCCGAATGTCAGCATTGCGAAAAGCCTTATACTTATCATCAACATCAACGCGTGTTGCGCTGCCATCATTGTAACTCACAAAAGCTCATTCCAATGCAATGTGGGCATTGTGGTTCAACCCATTTGATGACCACGGGACTTGGCACCGAACAGCTGGAAGAAACCCTAAAACAACGCTTCCCTGATTATGTGGTAACGCGTATTGACCGCGATAGTACCGCGCGCAAAGGCAAGCTAGAACAGCATTTGCAAGATATTCAGCAAGGCAAAAGCCAGATCTTAATCGGCACGCAAATGCTCGCAAAAGGCCATCATTTTCCTAATGTGACCTTAGTGGGCTTAATGAATGTGGATAATGCCTTGTTTTCTTTGGATTTTCGTGCAGAAGAACGGCTTGCTCAGCTTTATGTGCAAGTGTCAGGGCGCGCGGGGCGCGGTGAAAAACACGGGCAAGTGGTGCTGCAAACGCACTATCCCGATCACCCCTTATTACGCACTTTGTTAAAAGATGGCTACGGTGAATTTGCTCAGCAAGCCTTGCATTTACGCCAACAAATGGGGCTGCCGCCTTATAGCGCACAGGCCTTATTTCGCGCGCAGAGCCGACATAGCGAAGAAGCCGAGCAGTTTTTACAACATATTGCCGAACAGCTACAACAACAAAATGTTACAGGCTTGCAAATTTACGGCCCATTGCCAGCCCCATTTAGCAAAAAAGCAGGGTTTTACCGTTGGCAGTTATTGCTACAACATTCTTCCAAAGCAAAACTACAGCAAGTGTTAAGCCAATTTAAACCGCATATTCCGCAAAAGGCTCACCAAGTGCGGTGGATTTTAGATGTGGATCCGTTAGATTTAAGTTAA